From the genome of Mycobacteriales bacterium, one region includes:
- a CDS encoding sialidase family protein: MQRIPQRMVVMAAVVSLGVAGLAPAAAAPNDGAGPKVVAAVQVTTDTNPIRAHSSPQMAMNPTNGELVIVSSEVRTDFGCLVHLSTDGGRTWSQGGVPMLEPWTECSGKAINGPYATAAFDQAGVLYVAFYANDPKYAAAANLPIHIFLARSTDGGRTFETNFVYRAPEPVVENEGLHNNDRPMVAVDQQDSENVYVSWMGRGAKGQKGTKALVAASSDGGRTFQEPVDVTDERGGYQARPAVTPDGTLHVIYPIGLDARPEGVEAMEVVRTVYHRASKDNGATWSTPVEVDEGNAGFFGGRKYLLVADQEGGALHAVWSASEVPLFDPNEQDVDVFLRSSRDGGQTWEERVTVNDDADRDLVNHYDPGIAIAPDGRIDIAWYDFRNSPYPERFPAAFSAPFNHDGYQDVYYTWSIDGGRSFAPNLRVTDRIINREIGVWSNNVHSHMNVAMASTNDATYFAWQDSRNGDETNQAEDIYMTSALHTEDVAGGEQGAPWWAVVAVGGSTLLLGVGLALLGLSLSGRRRLAPTTA, encoded by the coding sequence ATGCAGCGCATTCCGCAGCGGATGGTTGTCATGGCCGCGGTCGTGTCGCTGGGGGTGGCCGGACTCGCGCCGGCGGCCGCCGCTCCGAACGACGGGGCCGGGCCCAAGGTGGTCGCGGCCGTGCAGGTCACGACCGACACCAACCCGATACGCGCGCACTCCTCGCCGCAGATGGCCATGAACCCCACGAATGGCGAGCTCGTCATCGTCAGCTCGGAGGTGCGTACCGACTTCGGCTGCCTGGTGCACCTGTCGACCGACGGCGGCCGGACCTGGAGCCAGGGTGGCGTCCCGATGCTGGAGCCGTGGACGGAGTGCTCCGGGAAGGCCATCAACGGTCCCTACGCCACCGCCGCTTTCGACCAGGCGGGCGTCCTCTACGTTGCTTTCTACGCGAATGACCCGAAATACGCGGCTGCCGCGAACCTGCCCATCCATATCTTCCTGGCCCGTTCGACGGACGGCGGGCGCACATTCGAGACCAACTTCGTCTATCGGGCGCCCGAGCCGGTGGTGGAAAACGAAGGTTTGCACAACAACGACCGACCCATGGTGGCCGTCGACCAGCAGGATTCCGAGAACGTCTACGTCTCGTGGATGGGACGCGGTGCCAAGGGCCAGAAAGGAACGAAGGCGCTGGTGGCGGCGTCGTCGGACGGCGGTCGGACCTTCCAGGAACCGGTCGACGTCACCGACGAACGCGGCGGCTACCAGGCGCGCCCGGCGGTCACGCCGGACGGCACCCTGCACGTCATCTACCCCATCGGCCTGGATGCCCGGCCGGAGGGGGTCGAGGCCATGGAGGTCGTGCGCACGGTCTATCACCGGGCTTCGAAGGACAACGGCGCGACGTGGTCGACGCCCGTAGAAGTCGACGAGGGGAACGCCGGATTCTTCGGCGGCCGCAAGTACCTGCTCGTGGCGGACCAGGAGGGCGGCGCGCTCCACGCCGTCTGGTCGGCCAGCGAGGTGCCGCTCTTCGACCCCAACGAGCAGGACGTCGACGTCTTCCTGCGCTCCTCCAGGGACGGCGGCCAGACCTGGGAGGAGCGGGTCACGGTCAACGATGACGCCGACCGCGACCTCGTCAACCACTACGACCCGGGCATCGCGATCGCGCCCGACGGTCGGATCGACATCGCCTGGTACGACTTCCGCAACAGCCCGTATCCCGAGCGCTTTCCGGCCGCGTTTTCCGCGCCGTTCAACCACGACGGCTATCAGGACGTCTACTACACCTGGTCGATCGACGGGGGACGCAGCTTCGCCCCCAACCTCCGGGTGACCGACCGGATCATCAACCGCGAGATCGGGGTGTGGTCGAACAACGTCCACAGTCACATGAACGTCGCGATGGCCTCCACGAACGACGCGACGTACTTCGCCTGGCAGGACAGCCGCAATGGTGACGAGACCAACCAGGCAGAGGACATCTACATGACCTCGGCCCTGCATACGGAGGATGTCGCAGGCGGGGAGCAGGGCGCCCCCTGGTGGGCGGTCGTGGCCGTGGGGGGATCGACCTTGCTGCTCGGCGTGGGGCTGGCCCTGCTGGGCCTGTCGTTGTCGGGACGGCGCCGGCTCGCTCCCACGACGGCCTGA
- the prfB gene encoding peptide chain release factor 2 produces the protein MPADRSNELAVLDATLTSIEKVLDLPQLRIELSDLEAQAGEPGLWDDTGKAQEVTTRLSNVKTDIERVEAVRSRLDDLAVLFQMAAEEQDEGTEQEAERELAALQREISSLEVRTLLSGEYDQREALVQITPGAGGVDSQDWALMLWRMYYRWAERHGYDLDVLEWQEAEEAGVKSVVFQCKVPYAYGTLAGEHGVHRLVRISPFDNQARRQTSFAMVDVTPVVDTADAVEVDEKDLRVDVFRSSGPGGQGVNTTDSAVRITHLPTNIVVSCQNERSQIQNRAAAMVVLQTKLLERKREEEAAEMDAIRGTKGDIAFGSQIRNYVLHPYQMVKDLRTGTESGATGPVLDGEIDDFVEAAIRWRRTGSE, from the coding sequence GTGCCCGCCGACCGCAGCAACGAGCTCGCGGTGCTCGACGCAACCTTGACGAGTATCGAGAAGGTGCTTGACCTGCCACAGCTGCGCATCGAGCTGTCCGACCTGGAGGCGCAGGCCGGCGAGCCTGGCCTGTGGGACGACACCGGCAAGGCGCAGGAGGTCACGACGCGGCTGTCCAACGTCAAGACCGACATCGAGCGGGTCGAGGCGGTGCGCAGCCGGCTGGACGACCTCGCGGTGCTGTTCCAGATGGCCGCCGAGGAGCAGGACGAGGGGACCGAGCAGGAGGCCGAGCGTGAGCTGGCCGCGCTGCAGCGGGAGATCAGCAGCCTCGAGGTCCGCACCCTGCTGTCGGGGGAGTACGACCAGCGCGAGGCGCTCGTCCAGATCACGCCGGGCGCCGGTGGGGTGGACAGCCAGGACTGGGCGCTGATGCTCTGGCGGATGTACTACCGCTGGGCCGAGCGGCACGGCTACGACCTCGACGTGCTCGAGTGGCAGGAGGCCGAGGAGGCCGGCGTCAAGAGCGTCGTCTTCCAGTGCAAGGTGCCTTACGCGTACGGAACGCTGGCCGGCGAGCACGGGGTGCACCGGCTGGTGCGCATCTCGCCGTTCGACAATCAGGCGCGCCGGCAGACCTCCTTCGCGATGGTCGACGTGACGCCGGTGGTCGACACCGCCGACGCGGTGGAGGTGGACGAGAAGGACCTCCGGGTCGATGTCTTTCGCTCCAGCGGCCCCGGCGGTCAGGGCGTCAACACGACCGACTCGGCGGTACGCATCACCCATCTGCCGACCAACATCGTCGTGTCGTGCCAGAACGAACGCTCGCAGATCCAGAACCGGGCGGCGGCGATGGTGGTGCTGCAGACCAAGCTGCTCGAGCGCAAGCGCGAGGAGGAGGCGGCGGAGATGGACGCGATCCGTGGCACCAAGGGCGACATCGCGTTCGGCTCACAGATCCGCAACTACGTGCTGCACCCGTACCAGATGGTCAAGGACCTGCGCACCGGCACGGAGTCCGGCGCGACCGGGCCGGTGCTCGACGGCGAGATCGACGACTTCGTCGAGGCCGCGATCCGCTGGCGGCGTACCGGCTCGGAGTAG
- a CDS encoding pilus assembly protein TadG-related protein, translating to MRRDDEGTVLVLLLGFTAVLLLMVAVVVNVSAAILAKRSLVSAADGAALSAAQALDLTGLYAGGLEAGRLPLDHGQAALRVAAYQAQVAEAQPGTRLAVRVSADGTTAVVRAVRMVELPFGRILGFAPVRVEAEARARAPTSR from the coding sequence ATGAGACGCGACGACGAGGGCACCGTCCTGGTCCTGCTGCTCGGCTTCACCGCCGTGCTGCTGCTGATGGTCGCCGTCGTGGTCAACGTCTCGGCCGCGATCCTGGCCAAGCGTTCGCTGGTCAGTGCCGCCGACGGAGCTGCGCTCAGCGCAGCGCAGGCGCTCGACCTGACCGGCCTCTACGCCGGCGGCCTGGAGGCCGGCCGGCTGCCGCTCGACCACGGACAGGCCGCGCTGCGGGTGGCGGCGTACCAAGCACAGGTCGCCGAGGCCCAGCCCGGCACGCGGCTGGCGGTCCGGGTCAGCGCCGACGGCACCACCGCCGTCGTACGAGCCGTCCGGATGGTCGAGCTCCCGTTCGGGCGGATCCTCGGCTTCGCACCGGTGCGGGTCGAGGCCGAGGCGCGGGCCCGCGCGCCGACCTCCCGGTGA
- a CDS encoding TadE/TadG family type IV pilus assembly protein has translation MVEFTLVSILLVSLFLMILQVGLVLHTRNVLVSAAQEGARFAANADRHPADGVARTTQAIAAGLGPELAARMVVTPLPPGTTAAGAPVVGITVRGPLPFVFAPVGPLTITVQGHALEESR, from the coding sequence GTGGTCGAGTTCACCCTCGTCTCGATCCTGCTCGTCTCGCTCTTCCTCATGATCCTGCAGGTCGGTTTGGTGCTGCACACCCGCAACGTGCTCGTCTCCGCGGCACAGGAGGGCGCCCGGTTCGCGGCCAATGCCGACCGGCATCCGGCCGACGGCGTGGCCCGGACCACCCAGGCGATCGCCGCGGGCCTGGGTCCCGAACTCGCCGCGCGGATGGTCGTGACGCCGCTGCCGCCCGGCACGACCGCTGCCGGTGCACCGGTCGTCGGCATCACCGTCCGCGGACCGCTGCCCTTCGTCTTCGCGCCCGTGGGCCCGCTGACGATCACGGTCCAGGGGCACGCGCTGGAGGAGAGCCGGTGA
- a CDS encoding type II secretion system F family protein yields the protein MSAVIGMGLGVLASGGLLLAAAGTPAARRPTLDDRLGPYLRDTPRPSRLLAGSAALTPFPTLERILRPVLGDAMRFLEKWVGGIVSVRRRLEQLGGDMTVEQFRAEQVIWGGFGLASALVLAVFQLLGGGANPLSLLGAAVAFTVAGVLGRDRWLTRQVTAREERMLAEFPTVAELLALAVTAGEGPVGALERVNRISAGELSKELGRALAEARAGASLVQALDGIARRTSLAPLSRFVDGVAVAVERGTPLAEVLRAQAVDVREAGKRQLLESAGKREIAMMVPVVFFVLPVTIVFALFPGFYGLSLTTS from the coding sequence ATGAGCGCCGTCATCGGGATGGGGCTCGGCGTGCTCGCCTCCGGCGGTCTGCTGCTCGCCGCTGCCGGCACGCCGGCAGCCCGCCGTCCGACGCTGGACGACCGGCTGGGCCCGTATCTGCGTGACACACCTCGGCCGTCGCGGCTGCTCGCCGGCAGCGCGGCGTTGACGCCGTTCCCGACGCTCGAGCGCATCCTGCGCCCGGTGCTCGGCGATGCCATGAGGTTTCTCGAGAAGTGGGTCGGCGGCATCGTGAGCGTGCGCCGCCGGCTCGAGCAGCTCGGTGGGGACATGACCGTCGAGCAGTTCCGGGCCGAGCAGGTGATCTGGGGCGGCTTCGGGCTCGCGTCGGCGCTGGTGCTGGCCGTCTTCCAGCTGCTCGGCGGCGGCGCGAACCCGCTGTCGCTGCTCGGCGCCGCTGTCGCGTTCACCGTCGCCGGTGTCCTCGGCCGGGACCGGTGGCTCACCCGTCAGGTCACCGCCCGCGAGGAGCGGATGCTCGCGGAGTTCCCGACCGTCGCCGAGCTGCTGGCTCTCGCGGTCACCGCCGGGGAGGGACCGGTCGGGGCGCTCGAGCGGGTGAACCGCATCTCTGCCGGCGAGTTGAGCAAGGAACTCGGCCGCGCGCTCGCCGAAGCCCGTGCCGGCGCCTCGCTGGTGCAGGCGCTCGACGGCATCGCCCGGCGCACCTCGCTCGCGCCGCTGTCGCGTTTCGTCGACGGGGTCGCCGTCGCCGTCGAGCGTGGTACGCCGCTCGCGGAGGTGCTGCGGGCGCAGGCGGTGGACGTACGGGAGGCAGGAAAGCGCCAGCTGCTCGAGTCGGCCGGCAAGCGCGAGATCGCCATGATGGTGCCGGTCGTCTTCTTCGTGTTGCCGGTCACGATCGTCTTCGCGCTGTTCCCCGGCTTCTACGGCCTCTCGCTCACCACGTCATGA
- a CDS encoding type II secretion system F family protein, producing MGALLGLLFGLGCLLVWRSGTRRSLPRPRTGGTLGDRVRDLLAQAGIDGVTPSQLFTASAALGGIIFLLVLGTSQVPVIALLFGGFATLLPLLLVRRRRSQRSVELREVWPEAVDNLASGVRAGLSLPEALTQLGVRGPDQLRSAFRRFGADYRATGRFGESLDTLKRSLSDPVGDRVVEALRMAREVGGTDLGRLLRTLSTFLREDARTRAELETRQGWTVNAARLALAAPWALLLLLSTRPHAVEAYNTTTGALVLLVGGAVSLLAYRVMLRIAKLPTERRVLR from the coding sequence GTGGGCGCGCTGCTCGGGCTGCTGTTCGGGCTCGGCTGCCTGCTCGTCTGGCGCTCCGGCACGCGGCGCTCCCTGCCGCGGCCGCGCACCGGAGGCACGCTCGGCGACCGCGTCCGCGACCTGCTCGCTCAGGCCGGCATCGACGGCGTCACGCCCAGCCAGCTGTTCACGGCCAGCGCCGCGCTCGGCGGAATCATCTTCCTGCTCGTGCTCGGCACCTCGCAGGTGCCGGTCATCGCCCTGCTGTTCGGTGGCTTCGCCACCTTGCTCCCGCTGTTGCTGGTCCGCCGCCGGCGGTCCCAGCGCAGTGTCGAGCTGCGGGAGGTCTGGCCCGAGGCGGTCGACAACCTGGCCAGCGGCGTGCGTGCGGGCCTGTCGCTGCCGGAGGCGCTGACCCAGCTGGGCGTGCGCGGGCCGGACCAGCTGCGGTCGGCGTTTCGCCGCTTCGGTGCCGACTACCGCGCCACCGGCCGCTTCGGGGAGAGCCTGGACACCCTCAAGCGCAGCCTGTCCGACCCGGTGGGCGACCGCGTCGTCGAGGCGCTGCGGATGGCCCGCGAGGTCGGCGGTACCGACCTCGGGCGGCTGCTGCGCACGCTGTCGACCTTCCTGCGGGAGGACGCCCGTACCCGCGCCGAGCTCGAGACCCGGCAGGGCTGGACGGTCAACGCCGCGCGACTGGCGCTGGCCGCGCCGTGGGCTTTGCTGCTGCTGCTGTCGACGCGACCCCACGCTGTGGAGGCCTACAACACCACCACCGGAGCTCTGGTGCTGCTCGTGGGCGGGGCGGTGTCCCTGCTCGCCTACCGCGTGATGCTCCGCATCGCCAAGCTGCCGACCGAGCGCCGGGTGCTCCGATGA
- a CDS encoding ATPase, T2SS/T4P/T4SS family, which yields MSAVDTVESEVRELVRRRGLDPISDRLEMRRLVDEVVSDYDDRSLTSSLAPLADPKAAARAVYDAVAGFGPLQRHLDDPSVEEIWINEPGRVFVARRGRSELTTTILHSGQVRDLVEKMLKSTGRRVDLSTPFVDAMLPDGSRLHVVIPDITRQHWSVNIRKFVLSADTLEELIGLGTITPQAARFLEAAVVAGLNVIVAGGTQAGKTTLLNCLASAIPGRERVITCEEVFELKISLPDVVSMQTRQANLEGTGEIQLRRLVKEALRMRPDRIVVGEVREAECLDLLVALNSGVPGMCSIHANSAREAIVKLCTLPLLAGENVGHNFVVPTVASCIDIVVHTAKEASGARRVREIVAVPGRVEGDVVEVADLFVTRGQRLVRADGYPPHPERFEWAGIDLPALLTPHSGL from the coding sequence GTGAGCGCGGTCGACACCGTCGAGTCCGAGGTGCGCGAGCTCGTGCGCCGGCGCGGCCTGGACCCGATCTCGGACCGCCTGGAGATGCGCCGGCTCGTCGACGAGGTCGTCAGCGACTACGACGACCGGTCGCTCACGTCCTCGCTCGCCCCGCTGGCCGACCCGAAGGCCGCGGCCCGGGCGGTCTACGACGCGGTGGCGGGCTTCGGGCCGCTCCAGCGCCACCTGGACGATCCTTCGGTGGAAGAAATTTGGATCAACGAGCCGGGGCGGGTCTTCGTCGCTCGACGGGGGAGGTCCGAGCTCACGACGACGATCCTTCACTCCGGCCAGGTCCGTGACCTCGTGGAGAAGATGCTCAAGAGCACCGGTCGGCGGGTGGACCTGTCCACGCCCTTTGTCGACGCGATGCTTCCGGACGGCTCCCGGCTGCACGTCGTCATCCCCGACATCACCCGCCAGCACTGGTCGGTCAACATCCGCAAGTTCGTGCTGTCGGCCGACACGCTCGAGGAGCTGATCGGCCTCGGCACGATCACGCCGCAGGCGGCGCGCTTCCTGGAGGCGGCTGTGGTCGCCGGGCTGAACGTGATCGTCGCCGGCGGCACGCAAGCAGGCAAGACCACGCTGTTGAACTGCCTGGCCTCCGCGATCCCCGGGCGAGAGCGGGTGATCACCTGTGAGGAGGTCTTCGAGCTCAAGATCTCGTTGCCCGACGTCGTGTCCATGCAGACCCGGCAGGCCAACCTCGAGGGCACGGGCGAGATCCAGCTGCGTCGACTGGTCAAGGAGGCGCTGCGCATGCGCCCCGACCGGATCGTCGTCGGCGAAGTCCGCGAAGCGGAGTGCCTCGACCTGCTGGTCGCCCTGAACAGCGGAGTTCCCGGCATGTGCTCCATCCACGCCAACTCCGCCCGCGAGGCCATCGTCAAGCTGTGCACGCTGCCGCTGCTCGCAGGGGAGAACGTCGGCCACAACTTCGTCGTCCCGACCGTCGCGAGCTGCATCGACATCGTGGTGCACACCGCGAAGGAGGCCAGCGGTGCCCGCCGGGTGCGGGAGATCGTGGCGGTGCCCGGACGCGTGGAGGGCGACGTCGTCGAGGTCGCGGACCTGTTCGTCACCCGGGGTCAGCGCCTGGTCCGCGCCGACGGATACCCGCCGCATCCCGAGCGCTTCGAGTGGGCCGGGATCGACCTGCCCGCGCTGCTCACCCCCCACAGCGGCTTGTAG
- a CDS encoding type II toxin-antitoxin system VapC family toxin, producing MTVVVDASVVAAALLDTGPTGTWAEQLLTAGPLAAPHLMPVEVANVLRRSILSADITADTASLAHEDLLALRVELFPYGACAARAWELRPNVTTYDGWYVALAENLGARMATLDVRLRRASGPRCEFLVPPE from the coding sequence TTGACGGTCGTCGTCGACGCCTCTGTCGTGGCCGCTGCGCTGCTGGACACCGGCCCGACAGGGACGTGGGCAGAGCAGCTGCTCACCGCCGGACCGCTGGCCGCCCCGCACCTCATGCCCGTCGAGGTCGCGAACGTGCTGCGCCGATCGATCTTGTCCGCCGACATCACCGCCGACACCGCGTCGCTGGCCCACGAAGACCTGCTCGCGCTGCGCGTCGAGCTCTTCCCCTACGGCGCCTGCGCAGCCCGGGCATGGGAGCTGCGGCCCAACGTCACCACCTACGACGGATGGTACGTCGCCCTGGCCGAGAACCTGGGAGCCAGGATGGCGACTCTCGATGTCCGACTGCGTCGTGCCAGTGGCCCCCGTTGCGAGTTCCTCGTACCGCCGGAGTGA